The proteins below come from a single Notamacropus eugenii isolate mMacEug1 chromosome 7, mMacEug1.pri_v2, whole genome shotgun sequence genomic window:
- the CIDEB gene encoding lipid transferase CIDEB: MEYTKAKDYISALSPTSLLRSVSIVGSEFGRRVWASGPPPQRPFRVCDYKRTTRKGLTAATRQELLEKALETLLLSGVLTLVLEEDGTSVESEEFFQMLEDDTSLMILEEGQKWSPVRSGVLSYGLGREKPKHSKDIASITFDVYKQNPRDLFGSLNVKATFYGLYSMSCDFQGLGPKKVLRELLRWTSTLLQGLGNMLLGVASTLRHVVEGAEQWQRQRRLQPY; this comes from the exons ATGGAATACACCAAGGCTAAGGACTATATCTCAGCTTTGAGCCCTACCTCCCTGCTCAG GTCAGTATCCATTGTGGGTTCTGAGTTTGGTCGTCGGGTCTGGGCTTCGGGTCCCCCACCCCAGCGTCCTTTCCGTGTCTGTGACTATAAACGGACCACTCGAAAAGGTCTGACAGCTGCCACCCGCCAAGAACTGCTAGAAAAA GCACTTGAGACCTTGCTACTGAGTGGTGTGCTAACATTGGTGCTAGAGGAGGATGGGACAAGCGTAGAGAGTGAAGAATTCTTCCAGATGCTGGAGGATGACACAAGCCTGATGATCCTGGAGGAAGGACAGAAGTGGAGCCCTGTCAGA AGTGGAGTGCTCTCATATGGCCTGGGCCGAGAGAAGCCAAAGCACAGCAAGGACATTGCCAGCATCACCTTTGACGTATATAAGCAGAACCCCCGGGACCTCTTCGGCAGTCTCAACGTCAAGGCCACGTTCTATGGGCTCTACTCCATGAGCTGCGATTTTCAAGGACTTGGTCCCAAGAAGGTGCTCAG AGAGCTCCTGCGATGGACTTCCACACTCCTGCAGGGCCTGGGAAACATGCTACTGGGTGTTGCATCTACCCTTCGCCATGTAGTGGAAGGTGCCGAGCAGTGGCAGCGTCAACGCCGGCTCCAGCCCTACTAA
- the NOP9 gene encoding nucleolar protein 9, with protein MGVRPHVPQKRGAGRGRGRPEQGPDPHPRPAPESLTYFRRALEALKETPEAGEERELLIHNVLRELEPQAAALATDRAGSAMLQRLLARSPAGPLRALLAALLPHLRSVACHRSGAHVLQSALLRLPGLPGALADKAGAPDSLEELVLRLASEVRGALALYGGDTHGSFVVRTLLQVLGGTILEPQAADGLQGPARERTPVSFEVPDTFLGCLRELCSCFLQDISVFITHKVSSFCLQVALQVLHRRLPEACGRLCDSVIGYLSARNPAADGSPLLLFLRDQTSSRLLEHVLLVSEPRQLQALFEGHFRGQLGALAEHPIANFPLQRFLDAITAPELLSPVFEELSPALEAALARGHPGVVVALVGACRRVGTHQAQVLRLLLEAFHCAEPPSRHVACVPLFGSLTAYEVYYGVEEEEEVPSEHKLEVAAARPLGEVTVPGSLLVQHLLHFSTLGPVLRSLASLEGPQLVALAQSPAGSHILDAVLTSSTVTRKQRRKVLRPLKGHYVALACSRHGSRVLDAIWNEAALGTRKEIAAELGEQEQQLMRDPFGHHVARNVGLGTFLKRRGDWEQQQGAVAKRRKALSTILGD; from the exons ATGGGGGTGCGCCCACACGTGCCCCAGAAGCGGGGCGCAGGCCGGGGCCGGGGGCGGCCCGAGCAGGGCCCCGACCCCCACCCTCGGCCCGCCCCCGAGTCGCTGACCTACTTTCGCCGGGCCCTGGAGGCTCTGAAGGAGACGCCCGAGGCTGGGGAGGAGCGCG AGCTCCTGATCCACAACGTCCTGCGGGAGCTGGAGCCGCAGGCCGCGGCCTTGGCCACGGACCGGGCGGGCAGCGCCATGCTGCAGCGGCTTCTGGCCCGCAGCCCCGCCGGCCCGCTGCGCGCCTTGCTGGCCGCCCTGCTGCCCCACCTGCGCTCCGTGGCGTGCCACCGCAGCGGGGCCCACGTGCTGCAGAGCGCCCTGCTGCGGCTGCCCGGGCTCCCCGGGGCGCTGGCCGACAAGGCCGGGGCCCCCGACAGCCTGGAGGAGCTGGTGCTGAGGCTGGCCTCGGAGGTGCGCGGGGCGCTGGCCCTCTACGGCGGGGACACCCACGGCAGCTTCGTGGTGCGGACCCTGCTGCAGGTGTTGGGGGGCACCATCCTGGAGCCCCAGGCCGCCG ATGGCCTGCAGGGCCCGGCCCGGGAGAGGACGCCGGTCAGCTTCGAGGTTCCCGACACCTTCCTGGGCTGCTTGCGGGAGCTGTGCTCCTGCTTTCTGCAGGACATTTCTG TGTTCATCACCCACAAGGTCTCCAGCTTCTGCCTCCAAGTAGCGCTGCAGGTCTTGCACCGGAGGCTTCCCGAGGCGTGCGGCCGCCTTTGTGACTCCGTGATCGGCTACCTGAGCGCCCGGAACCCCGCGGCGGACGGCAG TCCCCTGCTGCTGTTCCTGCGGGACCAGACGAGCTCCCGCCTGCTGGAACACGTGCTGCTGGTGTCGGAGCCCCGGCAGCTGCAGGCCCTCTTCGAGGGGCACTTCCGGGGGCAGCTGGGCGCCCTGGCGGAGCACCCCATCGCCAACTTCCCCCTGCAGCGCTTCCTGGACGCCATCACCGCCCCCGAGTTG CTGTCCCCCGTGTTCGAGGAGCTGAGCCCTGCCCTGGAAGCTGCGCTGGCCCGAGGCCACCCGGGCGTGGTCGTGGCGTTGGTGGGCGCCTGCCGCCGGGTCGGGACCCACCAGGCCCAGGTGCTGCGGCTGCTGCTGGAG GCATTCCACTGTGCAGAACCCCCATCCCGGCATGTGGCATGTGTACCCCTCTTTGGCTCCCTGACAGCCTATGAGGTGTACTATGgagtagaggaggaggaggaggtgccTTCTGAACACAAG CTAGAGGTGGCTGCAGCTCGGCCCCTGGGGGAAGTGACTGTTCCTGGGTCACTGTTGGTTCAGCACCTGCTGCACTTCTCAACCCTGGGCCCTGTGCTTCGAAGTCTGGCTTCTCTGGAAGGCCCACAGCTTGTGGCCCTGGCCCAAAGCCCTGCTGGTTCCCATATCTTAGACGCTGTGCTGACCAGCTCTACTGTGACCAGAAAACAGCGGCGCAAAGTCTTACGGCCTCTCAAG GGACACTATGTAGCTTTGGCCTGCAGCCGTCATGGCAGTCGAGTGTTGGATGCCATCTGGAATGAAGCCGCTTTGGGGACCCGTAAGGAGATTGCTGCTGAGTTGG GAGAACAGGAGCAGCAGCTGATGAGAGATCCCTTTGGCCATCATGTGGCCCGAAATGTAGGGCTGGGCACTTTCCTGAAGCGACGAGGAGACTGGGAACAGCAGCAGGGGGCAGTAGCCAAGCGGAGAAAAGCCCTGAGCACCATCCTTGGAGACTGA